The window ATGCCGGTCAAAATTTTTTCGTACGCGTCCACTTCGCGGATATACCACAGCCGGGTGATCAGCACGCCGCGTTCGGTCGTCGCCACCATCTGCTCCACCGTCTTCGGTTCCGCCGGCGGCGCAAAAACAATGTTGAGCGGGATTTCGCCGATTTCATTCGGCAGCGGCAGGCCGTGACCGGTGACCTCCACCGGCCCCACCTTGCCGGCGTGCCCCGATTTCTTCATCTTCTCCGCCGTGGCGCGCGCGTACACCAGCCGCTTGGGGACGCCGTTCTCCACCAGCGCAACGCGCTGCCGCCGCACGCCCTCTCCGTCGAACGGCGGACCCGACTGCAGTGCATGATCGACGTCGTCGTAGATGGTGACGTTGGGGCCGAACAACTGCGTCGCAATACGGTTGTTGAGGAACGAGCGCTCGTCGAGAATCGTCTGCCCGCCCCAGTCCCAGAACATGAAGCCGCACAAATCCAGCACCGCCGCCGGCTCCAGGATCGCGGTGTACTTGCCCGGCGCCAGTTCCTGGGGCGCGGCGGACTCGCGCGCCTTGCGCGCCGCAATCTCCGCCAGCGCCACTGGATCCAGATTGCGCACATCCGGCGAGTTCGCCTTCTGCCAGCCCGATGAGTCTCTGGCCAGCATGGTGACGGAAATCTCCGCCGAGGTCTGCGTGTGATAGGCGCATAATCCGCGCGAATTCAATACCGCTTCCACGGACTCGGAGGTCGCATAAATCCCTGCCGTGGTCAGGTTCTCGCGCTGGGCGACGCGCACGATCTTGCCCACGGCTTCCGCGCGGTCTGCCGGAGTGATGCCGGCCGTCTCGCTGAATGTGCGCCCCACTTGCGGGCCTGCGCAAAACGCATCCGGCCCGGCAACCGGCAGCAGGTCGGAATCTTTCGCCTGCACGCGCGCCAAATCCTCGCTCGCCTTGACGCAGCGGCGAACGCTCTCATCATCGAACTTGTTCGTCGTGGCGCGCGCCGTCCGGCCGTCGAACACGGTGCGTACCGAAAGAACGTAATTCTCTTCCGCCACGTTCTGGTGAATGGTGTTGTTGGCGAAGCGGGTGAGGGCATTCCGCCCGCCGGAGATGAGCAACTCAATCTCGTCCGCGCTCGAGAACTTCTTTACGCGATCGAACGTATCCTGGGCTTTGTCTTTGTTGAGCACGAACTCTCGCCCCTCATTACCTTGATTACGGCCGTCCACCTGCCACTGCCGTCAACGAAAAATCTCTAGCCATTCTGCTGATGACATCCGTGCATCTGCCCCACAAGTCTTGTACTTCATCAATGTCATAAACCTTCTCGGGATGCTGCGTAGGATTGCGAAACGTTATTCGAATGTCATCCAGGTTGGTCAGCAATGTTTCTGGAATCTTCAGAACCTTGCGGGTGCGAAGATCCGCTACCATCGGGCCCCACATCAATGTAGCCCGGTTGCGATGCACCCGTTCGAGGTAATAGGCACGCAAAATGGCCTCTGTTGCTCGCAGCAGGTGAAAGGCAGCCGCGGTCGGCCGTTCGAATGCAATGCACTTCCCCGCCTCGGTGAGATCGTAACGAGCTAGGTCGGGCAGTTTTGCAAAGGTCCCTGGGGAGAATAGTGATGGGACGTCTTTCAAGAGGCGCGCAACGTCTATTCTCTTCGGCGTAACGACGTATGCCTCGAAACCTTGCAGTTCTGCGTCCAATGTAGTCCGAATCCGGTCCATCTGCTCACTCAATCTCCTCGCTTGGTCTTCCGAAAGACCTGAACCCTGCCCAGGTTTGGACAACTCCTCCAACAACTTCGTTAGCTCCCCACATGCGCGGGAAGTTACCTGCAGCCCGAGATCCTCCAAGGCTTCCAGGAACTTAGACAGGTTAGTGCGTATGCCCCAGCCCGATGGATGGTCGCCAACTAGCCAGTCGGCTTGCACATCCTGCAGGTATCGAAGACTGGTTCCAAAAAAGTAGTATTCGAAGATTGACTTAGTCTTCACGGGTAATCGCTCCTACCCAGTTCACATCGACGCGCCCTTGTACGCTGTGCCCACCTTCACTCCCCGAAATCGCGCCGGACTGGCGCCGTGTCCCGTTCCCATCACTTGCTGCGGCTGTCCCTTGCCGCAATTGGGCGTGCCCCACAACGTCCAATGCTCGCGCGAGCAAATGGCGTCCATGGAATTCCAGAACTCAGTCGTAATCCCGGAATACGACGGGTTCTTCAGCATGCGCCCGAGCTTCCCGCCCTTGATCTCCCAGCCGATCTCGGTGCCGAACTGGAAGTTGTAGCGCTTGTCGTCAATCGACCAGGAGCGGTTCGTCTGAAAAAAAATTCCGTGGTCGGTGGAGGCAATCAGTTCCTCTGGGCTGAGCTTCTTTTCCCCCGGCAAGATGCTGACGTTGGTCATACGGATCATGGGCAGCCGGTTCCAGCCTTCGCCGCGCACCGTGCCGCCCGAGCGCTCCAGTCCGACCATCGCCGCCGTCTCGCGCGACGTCAGGTATCCGGTGAACAGTCCGTTGCTGATGATCGGCGTGCACTGCGCCGGAACGCCCTCGTCGTCGTACTTGAAGGTGCCGAGGCCGGGCCCGTGCTCGGGGCGCGCGTCGGCCACCACGTTCACCAGTTCGCTGCCGTACTTCAGCTTGCGCAGCTTGTCGATGGTGAGAAACGAGGTGCCAGCGAAATTGGCTTCCATGCCCAGCACGCGGTCGAGTTCGATCGGGTGTCCCACTGACTCGTGAATCTGCAGCCCGAGCTGCGAGGAATCGAGGATGATGTCAAACTTCCCTTGCGGACACTGGTCGGCTTTAGGCAGCGCGACGCACTCCTCGGCGATCCGCCGCGCGTTCTCCAGCAGCTTGAGCTCGTGAATCAGCTCGTATCCTTTGTCCTGCCACTGCCCGCCGAACGAAGTCGGATATGAGCGCTTCTGAATTTCCGAGCCGGCAAAGGAAAACGCCGCGTATCCGGCGCCCGTCGTGTGCTTCACCTGGTGAATGTCGGAGCCGTCGGAGGAGTAATACCACTGCTCGTAGCGGCGGAAATTCATGTTAGTTTCCGCCAGCGTAATTCCTTTGACCGCACGCAGTTCGGCGTCAACCCTCATCAGCAGGTCGAGGTTCTGCTCAACCGAGATGCCGAAGGGATCGATCTGGTACGGGCTGCTCCAGTCATCCGTGTATGCCTTCTCGGGCGCGAGGCGCACGTCGTGCTGCTTGACCTGCGCCGACGCGCGTGCGATCTCGACCGCCTGCCCGGCGGCGATCTGGACGCCGGCGCGCGTCAGATCCTCGGTAGCGGCGAATCCCCA is drawn from Terriglobia bacterium and contains these coding sequences:
- a CDS encoding TldD/PmbA family protein produces the protein MLNKDKAQDTFDRVKKFSSADEIELLISGGRNALTRFANNTIHQNVAEENYVLSVRTVFDGRTARATTNKFDDESVRRCVKASEDLARVQAKDSDLLPVAGPDAFCAGPQVGRTFSETAGITPADRAEAVGKIVRVAQRENLTTAGIYATSESVEAVLNSRGLCAYHTQTSAEISVTMLARDSSGWQKANSPDVRNLDPVALAEIAARKARESAAPQELAPGKYTAILEPAAVLDLCGFMFWDWGGQTILDERSFLNNRIATQLFGPNVTIYDDVDHALQSGPPFDGEGVRRQRVALVENGVPKRLVYARATAEKMKKSGHAGKVGPVEVTGHGLPLPNEIGEIPLNIVFAPPAEPKTVEQMVATTERGVLITRLWYIREVDAYEKILTGMTRDGTFYVEGGKVRHGILNFRFNQSLIELLANVEEMGQPVRASGEESFDMVVPAMKVKKFNFTEVTKF
- a CDS encoding TldD/PmbA family protein, giving the protein MKEIASWALNVCSARGVQFADCRIVDERQRGLATKNGKIGHVADSQSLGIGIRVLADGAWGFAATEDLTRAGVQIAAGQAVEIARASAQVKQHDVRLAPEKAYTDDWSSPYQIDPFGISVEQNLDLLMRVDAELRAVKGITLAETNMNFRRYEQWYYSSDGSDIHQVKHTTGAGYAAFSFAGSEIQKRSYPTSFGGQWQDKGYELIHELKLLENARRIAEECVALPKADQCPQGKFDIILDSSQLGLQIHESVGHPIELDRVLGMEANFAGTSFLTIDKLRKLKYGSELVNVVADARPEHGPGLGTFKYDDEGVPAQCTPIISNGLFTGYLTSRETAAMVGLERSGGTVRGEGWNRLPMIRMTNVSILPGEKKLSPEELIASTDHGIFFQTNRSWSIDDKRYNFQFGTEIGWEIKGGKLGRMLKNPSYSGITTEFWNSMDAICSREHWTLWGTPNCGKGQPQQVMGTGHGASPARFRGVKVGTAYKGASM